TAGGTAGACAGCGGGGTGCTGGTATCGGTGGCGGTAACGATGAGAGAGAACAAACCCTCAACCAACTGCTTACCGAAATGGATGGTTTTGAAGGTAACACTGGCATCATTATTATTGCTGCCACAAACCGTCCTGACGTATTAGATGCCGCGTTATTGCGTCCCGGACGCTTCGATCGCCAAGTAACCGTTGATGCACCAGACATCAAAGGACGTTTGGAAATCTTACAAGTCCACGCTCGGAATAAGAAATTAGATCCCAGTGTATCCCTAGATGCGATCGCTCGTCGTACCCCTGGTTTTACGGGTGCAGATTTAGCTAACTTACTCAACGAAGCAGCAATTCTCACTGCTAGAAGACGCAAAGAAGGAATTACCCTCACCGAAATTGATGATGCTGTGGATCGGGTAGTCGCAGGGATGGAAGGTACACCCCTGGTTGACAGCAAGAGTAAGCGCTTGATTGCTTACCACGAAGTGGGACACGCTTTGGTGGGAACTTTGTTAAAAGACCATGACCCAGTACAGAAAGTTACTCTGATTCCTCGCGGACAAGCACAGGGTTTAACTTGGTTCACTCCCAACGAGGAACAAGGTTTGATTTCTCGTTCCCAACTGAAAGCGCGGATTACTGGCGCTTTAGGCGGTCGTGCAGCGGAAGAAGTAATTTTTGGCCCGGCAGAAGTAACCACTGGTGCAGGTGGAGACTTACAACAGTTGTCGGGGATGGCTAGGCAAATGGTTACTCGCTTCGGAATGTCAGATTTAGGCCCCTTGTCCCTAGAAAGCCAACAGGGAGAAGTGTTCTTAGGTCGTGACTGGATGACGCGATCGGATTATTCTGAATCTATCGCTGCGCGGATTGATGCTCAAGTTAGAGCGATAGTAGAAGACTGCTACGAAACAGCCAAGAAGATTATTCGCGACAATCGTAGCGTCACAGATCGCTTAGTTGATTTGCTGATTGAAAAAGAAACCATTGACGGTACAGAATTTCGTCAGATTGTGGCTGAGTACACAGATGTACCTGAGAAGCCTCAGTATGTACCACAGCTATAATCAATGATTTAAAACTTTTCAGATGGGTATGGTTAAATAACCATACCCATTTTTATTTTTTTGTTGTGCAGATATGTCTACCAGCCTTATCTTTAATTAGCGATCGCTCTTGGTAAGTTAGGTAACTCCAAAGCTCTAAATGCCCATATAGCAAGTATTAGGTGACTCAGGTCGGGAGGTTTGTATCTATGCACAAAGGGCAATTCAGAAGTAAGAGCAATCAAATATGTTTGCACTTTCTATCGCCTAGAGCGTTCCTTATCTAGGATGAATGTGCTGTCTAGGGCCCCAGCCTGGATTGATAATAGCGGCTAAATCTTCTTCAGATAATTTATTGATTTCAGTCTCTAATTCTTCCACCGTGAAGTCATAGCCACGCTCTTTAGCAATTTGGATAAACGCTTCGGGATTGGCTGTGGCTTTCAGTCTTTGCTTTAATGCTTGATCTTGTTTTACAGCTTTAAAAAGTTGGGCAGCATTTTGTTGCGGCATGACAGTCCATCTCCTGTTTGAAACATCAGATTTGAATTGAGTAATTTGACTCCTGTCGTTTTGCCAAGTGTAGTTGAGAATATTCTAAATAAGCTTATAGACTTTTATCTTAAAACTAATAACAAAAATAAATTGCTTTTGATAAAAAAATATAAGTTTTGGCTAATACCAGCAAATTGAGAGCAATCTCCCAATTTTAAAGTGTGGCGATATTAAACTTTATATAGTTATTGAGCGATTTTAGAGTAAACCCGAAGACCACAAAACATTGTTGCCAACACTATATGAGCCAAATTGAGAGCTTGGTAATCCAGAAAATTCACGAGCGATCGCTTAACTCAATTTACTTTAACAATGACTATCTATCGTTAGGAGGAAGACAGCGTGAATCTGAAGTAATAGTAATACAAAATTAAAGCATAGCTACTAACAAAGCCTAGGAATTAGCAAATCTGAGATTTATTCAATTAGGAGTTTATCTGTTGTGTAATATACTTCTGTTTGAGTAGCAAAGCTATCTCGATAATTACTACCCGTGTTGACGATAACACTATATAAATTAATTTTGGTGCGGGGAGATGTATGCGAAATGAGGAAGCTATTAAGTTGTTGAAATAGCCGACTCTTCAGCGTCAAACCGCCTGCTAAATTTCTACAAAACTGCTCTTCGCAATTCTGGGAAAACTTTAGACACCTTACTCAATAAATAATCACCATAAGTTCCACAAAATTCATGAATGCTAGCTTTATCCCAACGTTCTTCGCGATCGTCATTTATTATTACTCCATCTAAAGGAAGCGGCTTCACTTCCACATCAAAATTGGGATCGAAAAAGAAAGGGAACGAAAGGCGATCGCATCCTGACAGATTTTGAACGCGATGAGGTGTAGAACGATACAAACCTCCAGTCATGCGATCGAGCATATCCCCAATATTGCAAACAAAAGAATCAGCAACAGGAGGCGCAGCAATCCAGCGTGACTGAGATTTCACCTGTAATCCACCTGAATTATCCTGTTTGAGAATAGTCAAAACACCATAGTCAGTATGTTCTCCTACACCCCACCTCTCTTCACCCTCATACGGTGGTAAATCTGAAGGATAGTTAAAAATCCGAAATAAAGTTAACGGATCGGATGTATAACGTTCAGCAAAATACGATTCTTCCAGTCCTAAGCTAAGAGCAATACCAGCCATTAGCCTATGTCCAAGTTGCGTCATCGCCTCCATATATTCCAGCACAGTCTCGCGGAATAAAGGAATGTTGGAAGGGAAGAGGTTAGAACCATGCATCGGTGTCCCAGCTTTTACAAGCGGATGATTTTCTCCTAGTTCTGCACCAAAGTAAATACCTTCTTTAATATCCGGTTTACCTGATGTGAGTTCACCCCCAACCGGAAAATACCCCCGCCATGCTTTTCCACCCAAAGCCATCCGAATTTCTAGTTTCGTTTCCAAATCCTGGGCGAAAAACTTTCGGCTGAGTTGTTCCAACCTTTGCTGCAAGCGTTCATGTACACCATGTCCGACAATGTAGAAAAACCCGCACTCACGACAAGCTTGTCCAATTTTAGAAGCAACTGTTAGGCGATCGCCTTTTCCAGAGACTAAGGGACTAATATCGATTACTGGAACATACGAAAATCCTTCTTCCACAACTTGTGAGTTTTTCATGTTACTCTCTTCCTCGTTGTGTGCGGTGTATAAAACTCACATCAAAAGAATTATGACGCAGATATTGTTGAACTGCTACAAGATTTAACAATAGTAGGGAAATCAATTATGAATTTATCAATTCTGTATTCAATTTGAAAATCTTCTATGACAGTAATCAAACTAATGTTTATCTTAAATAAGATCTTATTTAAATAAGCGATTAATCCTTGTTAGTGCCCATCTTTTGATAACTTATATTTATCCTTATCACAAGAAAGAGTATTTGTTGTTATTCATACAGCAGAATACATTAAAGATATCAACTTAATTAATGCAAAAAATTTTATGGATGCACCTACTACTACTAAAGATATAGATTGGAGTTCGATTCTTTGCCAAATCAAATATACAAAAGGTCAAAGCTTACCTACTTATCCTGGGGATTTGAAAATAGCATTGCTCAATCATACAGGACTAACAAATAATCCCAAAGCAGAGCAAGCATATCAGCTTGCTAGAGACATTGCTAGATTAACAACATACAGCGATCCAGAAATTGTCTATTGGTTCTCTCGTCTTATAGCTCTAATCGATGATGAAAGCTATCCCAAATCATAATTTCTTAACCAGAAATCTAGCAGTCATCTCCTTCCAAATCATAACTTTAGATAGATGACAAGTAATTATCTAATGGAAATAAAAAAATATATTTCTCTGAAGTTTTGACAGAATAAAAAGCGATCGCCAGCAACAGATGTATACAAGATTTACTCAGTTTTTATGAATTGGCGATCGCGCTTAGTGCAATAGTAGACCCTTGAGTATGCCTTCTCCAGACTGCTCTATTTGTTTAGACAAAGTTAAGATCGCGGTGATGAAAAACTAGTTGCTGGTTTTGAACGCTGCTGTTGATACAAGCTAACCACTTTTTGAACATAGGTAGCGGTGAAGCCACTGTCACAGCCTTGATATTTCCCTGTCATCCACCAACAAGCTACGCCACGCACCGCCGCAGTTTCGTTATTGTTTGTAGCGCGGAATTGCTGATTTAATTCTCGGCGCGTGATGCACGACACGACTTGGCGTGCTGTTGCAGGACTATTTTCAAACTGTGTTGGTGTTAGCTCTTTTTTCAGACAAGTCCTCGACCAACCTTTGAGGGTTTCTGGCTTGACTTGCCATTGGCTGTAAAGTCCATCGTTTTGAGAGCCTGTTTGCGGTGCAGCTTGTCGCAACGCCTCTACCATCGCTGCAACTTGAGTATCAGAAACTTGCTGTTGTGCTTGAGCTAATAATGGCGACAGTCCTAAGCTGACCAAGATTCCACCAAATATTAATCCTATGAAGTTTTTCCTCATGACTTTGGACTTAAGTTTAGAGAACAAAATGTAGCATACTATAACTTTACATTTGGTAATAATTTTAAAATTTGCAGTAAAACCAAGCTTAAAAGAGATGGGGCTAATAAAGACTGATGGGGAGCGAAATTTCCCCTATTGCCCGTTCTCCGTTAACTTTCATACTAGCTATAATTCTTACCAAATCTGCTTTCTCGGCTCTTATAAAATGCCTTACTTATTTTTCTCTGAAGAACAAGCCAAATTGGCATCCAACTTTAGGCTGATTGTGAGATTATAATTGCGGCAAGCAAATTGCATATTTTGAATAGCTTTTTTGACAATCAAATAACGCAAAACAAATTAGTGCCAAGCACATACTTGGTTATAACAACAGATAATTAATTCTGAAATTGGGTAATTCAACAATGAATATTTCTGATTTAAGCTATTTGGAGAGAGTTGTTAATAAAACCGCTATTCATGGCGGTATTGCTGTTACAGCACGTGTATGGGGAACTAGTACAGGTAACTCAGCAAGTGTTAGTACTCATGTTCAAGTGACGAGTGGAACGTCATTTTTGGATGGATCTTGGGCTAACAGTATTGTTAGCGTAAACGTATCCGGAACTGGAGGTGATTTTACAGGCAATGTTGAGATTTCGGGTTTAACAGATGCGCATCAAGTTATTTTGACTGAAGCAGAGAATGAGTTCAGTATTGTTGTTAACCCTATCAATGTTGAAGCCTTTGTTTCAGATATCTTCCCTCCACTAATATTTGAGCCATTGCTCACAAACTAAAATTGTCAATCATCATCCAATCAACTTTGTATATTCATGGCGATCGCTGATTCTAAAAACTGAGGCGATCGCTATTTATTTTTATGAAAAGCTCATGAGTACGTTACTAATCAAATAGTGTGATAACTTGTATTTATCAGTTTAAAAAAAAGGAATATTTGCTGCTATCAAGCAGAATAGATAGAGTATAAATAGGAGCTTGATAGATATAATAGGATGTATTTATATGCTAAATCACTTAAGAGAAATTCGTTATCAACAAGGTTGTCGCGATCGCGATGCGGGATCTTTGCCCAAAATGCAGGATTCTATTTATTTGGAGGCTTATCTCCAGGGAAGACCGGAAGGATTAGATGGGATTATTCAATACTTTCCTTCAATGGAGGCATACATGAAATGGAAACATAAAAATTTGGTTTCTTGAAACTTTACAGATGCAACCATTATTTAAATGTATAACTCAGACAAAAATCCCCTGACTGAATCTAGTACAGGGGATTTTAGGTTGAAAGTTAACGGTTAACAAAGGTAATTATCTTATTCACAAAAAAAGCGGGCTAACCGCTATTTACATGGTTAGCCCGTGCAGCTTTGGGAACGCGCAGAGAAATTACTATTGCAACACCAACTTGACGTTGGCATTTTGCAGACCGCGCTGTTTTACTTCAGCCAAGGTCTTGTTAACTGCATATTTTTGGTTGATGGAGTTGATCAACTCAGTTTGATTGTGCTTCTTAGCAACGCCCCACAGGTCAGCGATTAGGTCAAAAGAACCATCACTGTTGCGAGACCAACCGAGGTCATATTCGCCTTCCAACACAGCAACGATGTCAGAACGCACACGCTGACCGTTATAACCACGGACATCAGCTTCAGTCTTCACGCTGATACCTAGGTCGCGCAAGGATGCTTTGAGGATTTCTGCATCGGTGATCTTGGTGCGCAGAGTGCTAAAGTGAGACATTTGGGTTTCCTCCAAAGAGAAGATTGAGAAAAAACGACAACGGTTTGTTTTTGGGGAAGCCGCGCTTAAATTAAAAGCGGCTTTTTTCTATAACTGCTAGCAGTAAATGCTAGCCTTTCCCCCTGGGTTAGCAGGAGAAAGCTTTTAAAACTCCATTCGCTGATATTCAGCAACGGAGGATGCTGCGGGTCTAGCGCGCTGTCTGGCCCAGTCTCTCAACGCTGTGACCTGTTCTTGCATAGTACGAGACAACGGCAGTGTTGACTTTAGCGCAGCAATAATATCTAATTGGGTGAACTCACGCTCTTGGGCAAAAGCTTCGTACATTGCCGCAACAATCGCTTGTTCAATTTCTGCCCCGGAAAAGCCATCGGACATCTTAGCTAATTGTCCTAAATCGAACCTAGAGATGTCTTCACGACGCTTCGTCAGGTGGATGTTAAATATATCCTGACGTTCTTCGGGAGTGGGCAGATCCACAAAGAAAATTTCATCAAAGCGACCTTTTCTCAAGAATTCTCCAGGCAAGCGTTCCACTCTGTTAGCGGTAGCCATTACGAACACCGGAGATTTTTTCTCTTGCATCCAGGTCAGGAAAGAACCGAATATCCGACTGGAAGTACCACCATCTGAATCGCCAGAACCAGCACTACCAGCAAAGGATTTATCTAACTCGTCAATAAACAGAATCGTTGGAGAAATTGATTCTGCTGTTTTGAGGGCATTACGCAGGTTAGCTTCACTTCGACCCACCATTGAGCCGTCGTAAACTCTACCCATATCTAAGCGTAAAATTGGTAATCCCCACAGTCGGGAAGTAGTTTTCGCAATTAGCGATTTACCACAACCTGGAACTCCCAGAATTAGCATCCCCTTAGGTTGAGGTAGACCGTACTCTCTAGCTTTTTCTGTAAAAGCGTTGGAGCGTTGCTTGAGCCATTTTTTCAGCTCTTCTAAGCCACCTACAGCATCAATGGTTTCATCTTCTTCGATGTACTCTAATATTCCATTGCGCCGAATTAGCTGTTTCTTCTCAGATAAAACTATATCTACTTCATCTTCCGTCAAACGCCCTGTAGTTACCTGTGCCTTACGATAGACTTTTTCAGCTTCGTCTTTAGTTAAACCCAAGGCAGCTCTTAGAAGCTTTTCTCTCGCCTCTGTTGTCAATCTTCGCCCACGATTTTGATCTAAATGGTGAGTTAAAACTTTATTCAACTCAGCCATGTCTGGTAATTGAAAGTCGAGAACGACAACTTCCTTTTCCAATTCGATGGGCACTTGTTGAACCGGCGACATTAATATAATGTTTTTCGGTGAATTAGGCGACGATACTTTAAAACTAGCGATCGCATCTCTTAGCGATCTTGCTGTCGCAGGTGCGTCTATAAATGGATGTAAATCTTTAAGAATAAATATACCGGGTTCTTTATGCCGAATAATCCACTCTATCGCTGCTTCTGGAGAAACGGTATTGTGTTGAGTGACATTCCGGGGTTGACCATACTCCACGATGCCGTGAGTTACTGTCCAAACAAATACTCGACGTTGGGGCTTTAATAACTGGGCGATTGTGGAGATTGCCTGCTCAGCCCGCTCTTCCTCGGAGGTCACAAGGTAGATTAGAGGGTATTGAGCTTGAATTAGAATATTGAGCTCTTCTTTCATATCGACCTACTTGAGACCTTAGTACAGTACAGACATCGTTTCGGTGGTAACGACAACTGAATTATGAATTTAATTATTCATAATTCATATCTAGCAAGGAACTAACTCTTCCTCACCCATAGGATGGGTTTTTTCTTCATCCATTTCATCAATGGATATATCTTGATGACCAATTACCGCTGGTTGGTTATTTAAGGTAATTAGTTCTCCATCTCGCAACACCAAAGAACTTTCACATTCGGGGCAAGAATATACTCTATGAGTTCTTCCATAAGAAGAAGCTTCTATTTCTTCAACTAATTCTGAATTAGATAAGTAAAAAAATAGGGCGCGTTCTGCAAGATCTGACATTGGTTCAGAATCAACTGCTGAACGAATCTTCAGCCTTCTGTGCAGTTCCGGTGATAAATACAAAGTAACCTTTTGCTTCGTTTGCATATAACTCTTTGACGGCCTTACCCGGGTATGTATATTACGTTATCGGTTCCCCTCTGGCTTGTCAAGACAGTAAAACGTTTTGACGGCAATATCGTTACATTTGTTTACAATATTGTCATTAGTCATTGGTCATTTATCCTTTGTTCAGAGTCCAGAGTCAAAGGTCAAAGCATTTCTTCCCGACTGCTTCCTGCATTACTGCTTTGTCTGTCTTAACTTCTCTTGCTTGGATAAAGTGGATGAAAGCAAAACCCCACCCTAAGAAAGGGTGGGATGGAAGGAAAAATGAATTGTTTTAGCGATGCTGAGTTATGAGAAATGAGTGAGACTAGACTCATTGCTCAAAAGACCGGATGTTTAAACCGTTGCTTCTACTAATACTGCTGGCTTTTCACTGTTAGCTATCTGGTGTTGCAAGTCTTGCCAAGTTACTCTTTCCAGACTGGGTAATACTACATTCGCTTTACCCAAGCGCTCTACTGGCCCTAAGCCTACAGACCACATCCCGGCAGATCTAGCTGCTTCGATCCCAGCATTAGCATCTTCTACGACAACACAATGGGATGGTGAAATGCCGATTTGTTGGGCAGCAAATAGGAAAAGGTCTGGTGCGGGTTTGGGTTGAGAGACGCTGTAGCCATCGGCTATGGCATCTAATTTATCTTTGATACCTAAGCGTTGAATGACAGTCTGAGCATTTTTACTAGATGAACCTAAAGCGACTTTGATTCCAGCAGCGCGTAATTCCTGCAACAAGTTTTCTACTCCAGGTAGCAAATCGTCTGAGGTAATTTCCTCGATTAATTCCAAGAAGTAAGCATTTTTACGCTCCATCATTTCTTGAATTTTCTCTTCAGTGACAGGGCGATCGCCTAAAATTTGGAGTAGAGTTTCTCGACGGGGCAAACCTCGAATCGCGTCGTTGGCTTCTCGGTCAAAGGGGATACCTTCTTCATCGGCTACTCGCTTCCAGCCTAAATAGTGCAACTCAGAAGTATCGGTTAACACACCATCTAAGTCAAAGATGACGCCCTTAATTTGGGGGTGTGCAGTTTGCAGATTCACATCTGCTTGTTTGTTAGCAATTTCCATTTCTGTTTCTTGTCGCAAGTCGAAGTCATACCACTCGTTGCGCCATTGCAGCCGGAATTTCAAGCGTTTCCAACTCGGAGGCAGATTCGGACAGGCAACAGGGCCAAATTGAGTCATCCTAATACCACCAAACCCAAATACCACAGCCTGCCAAACTCCTCCAGCACTTGCGGCGTGAATTCCTTCGGCTGCATTACGCCGGACATCTTCTAAGTCTACCAAAGCTGACCGGAGAAAATGAGTATAAGCGTGGGTAGGTTGATTGAGGTCGCAAGCTAAGATGGCATGAATTGCCGGGCCGAGAGAGGAACCATAGGTATGATCGGTACGCTTGGCGTAATAATCCCAGTTGGTAGCTAGGGTTTTATAGTCATAGCGCTCTCGTAGCAAATAAATGAGCATCAATACATCTGGCTGTTTGAGAATCTGCTTTGCGTTTGTCGCCTCAATTCCCAACAAACCTTGTAAGGATTTGCTACGTGGTTCGTAGTCTTGAAGATTGACTTCTTCAAGTTGGTAAAAGCCTTCAAACTGCTCAATTAAGCCAGTTGATTTATCCTCATTCACATATAGATGCTCTTGGATGTCAACCCATTGATGCAAACGTTCTGTGGTTAAGTTGAGTTGTTGCGCTAGTTGTGCGGATTTTTCTGGATAAGCTTGCTTCAACCAATCCCACAGCGCTAAAGCAGATTGCAAGTGCCATTGCACCATTAAATTGGTGAAGGCGTTATTATTGACGCGATCGTGGTTTTCATCGGGGCCAATCACATCTAAAATGTCGTAGGTGTGACGCTCTTGATTCCAATTAACGCGACTTTCCCAGAAAACTGCTGTATCTAAAATAATTTCTGCGCCATAATCGCGCATCCATTCATCATCATCTGTATTCTGCCAATAGTGCCAAGCAGCATAGGCGACATCAGTATTGATGTGTACTTCGATATCACCGCACCAAATTCTAACTAAGTCACCGTTACCGCTAGCATGGGGAACCCAGCGAGGCGTAACTTCATCGCCAGTATCAGCACTTTCCCAAGCAAACATGGCTCCTTGATATCCGGCTTCTTGGGCTTTACGTCTCGCTCCTGGTAAGGTGTGGTAGCGATAGGTGAGTAAGTTACGGGCTAAAGCTGGTTGAGTTAAGGTCAGGAACGGAAGAATAAAAATTTCTGTATCCCAAAATATATGTCCGCGATAAGCAAAACCCGATAAGGTTTTGGGCGGAATGCTCACACGGTCGTCGTGACGCGGTGCTACAGCTAATAATTGAAATAAATTGTAACGGACACTTAACTGCGCTTGGCGATCGCCTTCAATAATAATGTCACTGTCTTGCCATACTTGCTCCCAAGCGGCAATGTGAGCTGCCAAGAGGGTTGAGTAACGGGGTTCATCTGCTAATCTTTGTAGCGCTGCTGCAATGGGAATTTCTGTTTCCCGCGAAGTAAACACGGTGACAATCTTTTCTACAGTAACGCTTTCGCCTGGTATTACCTGGAAAGTTGTTGTTAAGCTGGGAGAAGTATCAGCATTTTCTAGCTTTACAGGCGGGGGATTTTCACCTTCTACTACTAACTTAGCTGCCATCCCTAACTGAATTTCTGAGTGGCGAGTTTGGTTATACAGCCAGATAATCTGTTCTACGCCACCTTGATTGAGGGTTTTCCAATGGGGTACGCCTTGGGTTTGGGGTTCAGGATCTAATCCAACTTCAAAACTGACTTCACCTTCAAAGTCTAAGGATGTCACCTGAGCGCGAATTGCTAAGACGTGTTGATCTGCTAAACTTGCAAATCGCTCGAAGTGTATATCTAGGGTATGTCCTTGAGGAGAACGCCAACGGACATCGCGGCTCAGTATACCTAAACGTAAATCTAGGCGTCGTTCGTAGTTGAGAATTTCACCACTGTCCATACTAAAGCGATCGCCTGCCACTTTAACGATCAATGGCAGCCAGCTGGGACAGTTAACAAGTTCGGTATAGGCAATTGCTACTTTGTCATACAAGCCGTGGATGAGTGTGGCTGCGGAATCCTGAGGATAGCCTTCCTCAAAACTACCCCTGGTTCCTAAGTAACCATTACTGAGGGTAAAAACTGTCTCTTTATGATGCAGCTGGGCGGGATCGAATTCTGTTTCAATAACGTTCCAGTCTGTAGCTTCAATCAGCGCCTGATTTTGTTGGGAATCGCGAACGGATAAGTTGGCCATGAGTAAACATACCTGAATTTATGAGCTAGTTGGGGGTAGGATCGAATCCAATTTTTAGAGGTTGGATGAGCATCTCGACTTTGATGCAGTCTCAACAGTGGGCAGTGACGTTATTGCTAATATAAACGTTCCTGATTTCATCCATCTATAGATAGGTTTTATTAATAACTCATGTTCTGGGGCATTAATATTAGAAATTTTACGAATGTATATATATGGTTGAATTGCGTAACATAACAAAATTTATATGCAAATTTTGCTCTAAATATCCTCAGCGTCTGTAAATGAAGAATTACTCCAGAAGTAGCTTGTTGCTAACAAAATGAAATAATTATTAAATTTTTGAGATGACTGGGGAATGGAGAGGTGGAAAATTTTTTGTAACCTCTGCCATAGTTGTATAAACACTGGCTGTACAAGGTATTTCGGATTAATACTGCTTAATCCAAAAAATGATAGATTTGTTTATTTTATATAAAATCTATCTAGGTCAATATATTTAAAAGTCCATTTTTGACTGCTGGTAGGAGTAATTGCCGAACAGGGGATATAAGGTGGGTATTATAAGTTAATGTATAACTGTTATGTAAGTAACATTGTGACAGTTAAATAAATTGACTAATAGAATCAATTGGCGATTGATATAAGCAGTGCTACAGTAAATTATTTATAGTTTTGCCATCTGTAATTTTAGTTTTTAATAAAAAATCTTTCATAGACAAATATAAGCGCTAACAAGCTATAAAATAAGTAGATTTATGGTAGCTATCCTCACTTATTTTTCAGAAATACCGAAAAAGTAGATTTAAATGTGTGTGAGAAAGAATAATCTGGATGCGCGATAGCCAAAGCCAGCTTGAGCCAAACGAGTAATTGAGAGATGTGTAAATCCTGTACTAATTGCTATATATAGAAGTATCGGTAAAACCAGTAACACCGCGATCGCGCAAAATCAATGGGCACAACAATTATTATTTTTCTCATCCTGGGACTGATTGTTACTGGTATTCTGATCGGCCCCCTAATTACTAAACAGCGAAGAAATCGCATTAAATACCGACCTTTTCCGCCACTTTGGCAGGCAATTATCGAGAATAAGCTGCCTATCTATCTAAAACTTGCGCCTGATGAACGCCGAAGACTTCAGGGACATATTCAAGTGTTCTTAGCCGAAAAACAATTCATTGGCTGTAAAGGATTGCAAGTAACAGAAGAAATGAAATTAACTATTGCATCTGTTGCTTGCTTGCTGTTACTCAATGAGAGAGGTGAATACTT
The genomic region above belongs to Calothrix sp. NIES-2098 and contains:
- a CDS encoding FtsH peptidase: MKFSWKVLLLWTLPALVIGFFFWQGAFASAPADMTKNAANTRMTYGRFLEYLDANRVSSVDLYEGGRTAIVEAVDQDIENRVQRWRVDLPVNAPELISKLKEKGISFDAHPMRNDGAIWGLLGNLVFPILLITGLFFLFRRSSNLPGGPGQAMNFGKSKARFQMEAKTGVKFDDVAGIEEAKEELQEVVTFLKQPERFTAVGARIPKGVLLVGPPGTGKTLLAKAIAGEAGVPFFSISGSEFVEMFVGVGASRVRDLFKKAKDNAPCIIFIDEIDAVGRQRGAGIGGGNDEREQTLNQLLTEMDGFEGNTGIIIIAATNRPDVLDAALLRPGRFDRQVTVDAPDIKGRLEILQVHARNKKLDPSVSLDAIARRTPGFTGADLANLLNEAAILTARRRKEGITLTEIDDAVDRVVAGMEGTPLVDSKSKRLIAYHEVGHALVGTLLKDHDPVQKVTLIPRGQAQGLTWFTPNEEQGLISRSQLKARITGALGGRAAEEVIFGPAEVTTGAGGDLQQLSGMARQMVTRFGMSDLGPLSLESQQGEVFLGRDWMTRSDYSESIAARIDAQVRAIVEDCYETAKKIIRDNRSVTDRLVDLLIEKETIDGTEFRQIVAEYTDVPEKPQYVPQL
- a CDS encoding nitrogen fixation protein, whose translation is MPQQNAAQLFKAVKQDQALKQRLKATANPEAFIQIAKERGYDFTVEELETEINKLSEEDLAAIINPGWGPRQHIHPR
- a CDS encoding AAA ATPase central domain-containing protein translates to MKEELNILIQAQYPLIYLVTSEEERAEQAISTIAQLLKPQRRVFVWTVTHGIVEYGQPRNVTQHNTVSPEAAIEWIIRHKEPGIFILKDLHPFIDAPATARSLRDAIASFKVSSPNSPKNIILMSPVQQVPIELEKEVVVLDFQLPDMAELNKVLTHHLDQNRGRRLTTEAREKLLRAALGLTKDEAEKVYRKAQVTTGRLTEDEVDIVLSEKKQLIRRNGILEYIEEDETIDAVGGLEELKKWLKQRSNAFTEKAREYGLPQPKGMLILGVPGCGKSLIAKTTSRLWGLPILRLDMGRVYDGSMVGRSEANLRNALKTAESISPTILFIDELDKSFAGSAGSGDSDGGTSSRIFGSFLTWMQEKKSPVFVMATANRVERLPGEFLRKGRFDEIFFVDLPTPEERQDIFNIHLTKRREDISRFDLGQLAKMSDGFSGAEIEQAIVAAMYEAFAQEREFTQLDIIAALKSTLPLSRTMQEQVTALRDWARQRARPAASSVAEYQRMEF
- a CDS encoding 2OG-Fe(II) oxygenase; this translates as MKNSQVVEEGFSYVPVIDISPLVSGKGDRLTVASKIGQACRECGFFYIVGHGVHERLQQRLEQLSRKFFAQDLETKLEIRMALGGKAWRGYFPVGGELTSGKPDIKEGIYFGAELGENHPLVKAGTPMHGSNLFPSNIPLFRETVLEYMEAMTQLGHRLMAGIALSLGLEESYFAERYTSDPLTLFRIFNYPSDLPPYEGEERWGVGEHTDYGVLTILKQDNSGGLQVKSQSRWIAAPPVADSFVCNIGDMLDRMTGGLYRSTPHRVQNLSGCDRLSFPFFFDPNFDVEVKPLPLDGVIINDDREERWDKASIHEFCGTYGDYLLSKVSKVFPELRRAVL
- a CDS encoding glycoside hydrolase family 65, central catalytic encodes the protein MANLSVRDSQQNQALIEATDWNVIETEFDPAQLHHKETVFTLSNGYLGTRGSFEEGYPQDSAATLIHGLYDKVAIAYTELVNCPSWLPLIVKVAGDRFSMDSGEILNYERRLDLRLGILSRDVRWRSPQGHTLDIHFERFASLADQHVLAIRAQVTSLDFEGEVSFEVGLDPEPQTQGVPHWKTLNQGGVEQIIWLYNQTRHSEIQLGMAAKLVVEGENPPPVKLENADTSPSLTTTFQVIPGESVTVEKIVTVFTSRETEIPIAAALQRLADEPRYSTLLAAHIAAWEQVWQDSDIIIEGDRQAQLSVRYNLFQLLAVAPRHDDRVSIPPKTLSGFAYRGHIFWDTEIFILPFLTLTQPALARNLLTYRYHTLPGARRKAQEAGYQGAMFAWESADTGDEVTPRWVPHASGNGDLVRIWCGDIEVHINTDVAYAAWHYWQNTDDDEWMRDYGAEIILDTAVFWESRVNWNQERHTYDILDVIGPDENHDRVNNNAFTNLMVQWHLQSALALWDWLKQAYPEKSAQLAQQLNLTTERLHQWVDIQEHLYVNEDKSTGLIEQFEGFYQLEEVNLQDYEPRSKSLQGLLGIEATNAKQILKQPDVLMLIYLLRERYDYKTLATNWDYYAKRTDHTYGSSLGPAIHAILACDLNQPTHAYTHFLRSALVDLEDVRRNAAEGIHAASAGGVWQAVVFGFGGIRMTQFGPVACPNLPPSWKRLKFRLQWRNEWYDFDLRQETEMEIANKQADVNLQTAHPQIKGVIFDLDGVLTDTSELHYLGWKRVADEEGIPFDREANDAIRGLPRRETLLQILGDRPVTEEKIQEMMERKNAYFLELIEEITSDDLLPGVENLLQELRAAGIKVALGSSSKNAQTVIQRLGIKDKLDAIADGYSVSQPKPAPDLFLFAAQQIGISPSHCVVVEDANAGIEAARSAGMWSVGLGPVERLGKANVVLPSLERVTWQDLQHQIANSEKPAVLVEATV